In Candidatus Nanoarchaeia archaeon, the DNA window CAGAGTCAACAGGCCACAAACCAACGGCAAAGTAGAACGCTTCTTCCTCAGCTACAAGACAGAATACGCAACAGGATCATTCGCTAATCTTGCTGACTATATCAGGCATCATAATGAGGCACGGCCTCATATGAGCCTGAACTTCAAGACTCCAAGAGAAGTATGGAATGAACTAAAGCGGAAGTAGTTTCGTGACCGGAAGTAGTTTCGTGATAATAGAAAGGTGGGGCGCCATTGAAAAGTTCCTCACTTCGTTCGGCAACGCCAGGCTCGCCATATAACCCCCTCCTCATAAACGACATTCCCCGACTGGGGCATCCCCCTTGTCGTTGCTCTGCTCTCTATTTAAATGGCTCACGGATGGCGTTGCACTAAAAAATCAAAGATTTTTGGTGCACCTCGCTTTGCTCGGTTGCATCACTTTTCAATGAGCCTTAATGTGGGTTTGGACGATTGCATCAACCGAAACCTCAAAAAATACAATGCATGGGGCTGCCCGGACTTTCGACAGAGCAACAGAGGGCTCTCATTCGAACCGGGGACCTCTACCACCCCAAGGTAGGATCATACCAAGCTAGACCACAGCCCCACAGACAGAGTTTTTCTGCTCGGCTTTAATTTATTTTCTAAAACAAAATAGTGAGGCGCAAAAAAAAGCACAATGTTTTTAAAGGGAGGTCAAAGATTCAACTGCTCCAAAAAGGAGGAAACATGGCAGAGAAACCAAAGAAAAGCGCAAAATCAGAAGAGAAAAGAGAAGAAGAAGGCTCAGAAGAACCTGAAACGCCCCAGAAGGATTCCAAAGATGCGAAAGAGGCAAAAGAAGAAAATGACGATGATGAACACGAAGACTTCGAGGATGAGGATGAATATTGAAGGTATGAATTCTGCACAATGTTTATAAAACAGGTGATTATTCTATAAACCAGCCCCACCTAGCTCAACGGCAGAGCGCATGGCTGTAGATATCACGCAGAGGTGCCAATAAGGCTGGGATGAAGCGTGATCAGCCGTGACCATGAGGTTGCTGGTTCAAGTCCGGCGGTGGGGACTCTTCTCTCCAAAAATAGGCAAATCGCGACCTGCCAAACGAAACCTTTTTAAATAGAGAACAAACACCAAAAAGCATGTGCGCGGAATGCTTCTTTAGATTGACTTGTTTTCTTCAGCGAAAATAAGCATCTAAAGGAAGCTATGTCAGGCTGTTGCCCTGGTAGTGTAGCTCGGCCCAGTGATGGTGAAGCCATCCGCTGCGAGAACTATCATGAAGCCCTGTCGAGGCTTCGACCCGGGTTCAAAAGTTCCTGAAAATCCCGGCCAGGGCGTTTCCATTGGGCCGGTAGCTCAGCCTGGAACAAGGACTTGTGGGCAATAGAGCACCTGAACAC includes these proteins:
- a CDS encoding integrase core domain-containing protein codes for the protein RVNRPQTNGKVERFFLSYKTEYATGSFANLADYIRHHNEARPHMSLNFKTPREVWNELKRK